From Acidobacteriota bacterium, a single genomic window includes:
- a CDS encoding helix-turn-helix domain-containing protein produces the protein MPYPAFMRWPKVPLERVFPSRFTPPHCPWPECSAHSPSSSVPFHFQRHGSFLRLCDRRRVPRFLCLICKRTFSLQTFAFSYYLKRPTLSLPIAAGLNAGSAFRQLARSLLCSPTTIARRSARLGRHSLLLLARSLSSLPDLSEPIVYDDFESFVHSQDRPVGFGTAVGKSSWFVYSLDQAPHHRASATPWLRERDPDRLTRSIPKDAYFNAATRLLTLLAGKAKGTISLLTDGHTDYHKAVSTHPDRHRFEHQAFPNPERGPRGTPRSAEAKARDAALFSVDLLHRILRHTIAHHRRETIAFGRRLEGVLERGFLTAIWRNFVKPRSERKPRDGTPAMRLELTDARWSWQRVLSRRLFPSKTEVPEGWKDVYWRSLKWPDPTRMKPHELRHAC, from the coding sequence TTGCCCTACCCGGCCTTCATGCGCTGGCCGAAGGTCCCTCTCGAGCGGGTGTTCCCCTCCCGATTCACTCCCCCTCACTGCCCCTGGCCCGAGTGCTCCGCCCACTCGCCCTCTTCCAGCGTTCCCTTCCACTTCCAGCGCCACGGCTCCTTCCTGCGTCTTTGTGACCGGCGACGTGTCCCCCGCTTTCTCTGTCTCATCTGCAAACGCACCTTTTCGCTCCAGACCTTCGCCTTCTCCTACTACCTCAAGCGCCCCACGCTCTCCCTCCCCATTGCCGCAGGGCTCAACGCCGGCTCCGCCTTCCGCCAACTCGCACGTTCCCTTCTCTGCTCCCCCACGACCATCGCCCGCCGCTCCGCACGGCTCGGGCGCCACTCGCTCCTCCTTCTCGCCCGCTCCCTCTCATCTCTCCCTGACCTCTCCGAGCCCATCGTTTACGACGACTTCGAGTCCTTCGTCCACTCCCAGGACCGCCCCGTCGGGTTCGGCACCGCTGTCGGCAAGTCCTCCTGGTTCGTCTACTCCCTCGACCAGGCCCCTCACCACCGCGCAAGCGCAACCCCCTGGCTCAGAGAGCGAGACCCTGACCGCCTCACCCGCTCCATCCCCAAGGATGCCTACTTCAACGCCGCCACTCGGCTGTTGACTCTCCTTGCCGGCAAAGCGAAGGGGACCATCTCCCTCCTCACCGACGGCCACACCGACTACCACAAGGCCGTCTCCACTCACCCCGACCGCCACCGCTTCGAGCACCAGGCCTTCCCCAACCCCGAGCGCGGACCCCGAGGCACCCCTCGAAGCGCCGAGGCGAAAGCCCGGGATGCAGCGCTCTTCTCGGTCGACCTCCTGCACCGCATCCTCCGACACACCATCGCCCACCACCGACGCGAAACGATCGCCTTCGGAAGGCGGCTGGAGGGGGTGCTCGAGCGGGGGTTCCTCACCGCCATCTGGAGGAACTTCGTGAAGCCCCGGTCGGAGAGAAAGCCCCGTGACGGCACGCCGGCGATGAGGCTCGAGCTGACAGACGCCCGCTGGAGCTGGCAGCGGGTGCTCTCGAGGAGGCTCTTCCCCTCGAAGACGGAGGTGCCCGAGGGGTGGAAGGACGTCTACTGGCGATCCCTCAAGTGGCCGGACCCCACCAGGATGAAGCCCCACGAGCTCAGGCACGCCTGCTGA
- a CDS encoding tetratricopeptide repeat protein, whose amino-acid sequence MDDMDRRERARMLFDEAYRAQMDKSYDSAVDLYQKSIESFATPEAHTFLGWTYSHLNRLDDAITECHRAIAVDPEFGNPYNDIGSYMMKQGKLEEAITWFEKAKAARRYEPRHYPYLNLGRIYLATGRFDEAQREFAQARFVFESLVKSPPGSGAGAPN is encoded by the coding sequence ATGGACGACATGGACCGGCGCGAGCGCGCCCGCATGCTCTTCGACGAGGCGTACCGCGCCCAGATGGACAAGAGCTACGACTCCGCAGTCGATCTCTACCAGAAGTCGATCGAGAGCTTCGCGACGCCGGAGGCCCACACGTTTCTTGGCTGGACCTACTCGCACCTGAACCGGCTCGACGACGCGATCACCGAGTGCCACCGCGCGATCGCCGTCGACCCCGAGTTCGGCAACCCCTACAACGACATCGGCTCCTACATGATGAAGCAGGGGAAACTCGAGGAGGCCATCACCTGGTTCGAGAAGGCGAAAGCGGCCAGGCGCTACGAGCCGCGCCACTACCCGTACCTCAACCTCGGGAGGATCTACCTGGCCACCGGACGCTTCGACGAGGCCCAGCGCGAGTTCGCCCAGGCCCGGTTCGTCTTCGAGAGCCTCGTGAAGTCCCCGCCCGGCTCGGGCGCCGGGGCGCCGAACTGA
- a CDS encoding response regulator translates to MASTILVVDDEDGIRELVCEILAKDGYSVIQAGDIEGALAASDRHLDPIDLAITDLTLPGRSGVQLAAELKRRRPGMKTLIMSGKPGDEIPEGLPILPKPFTPRALRSKVREILGDVR, encoded by the coding sequence GTGGCTTCCACGATCCTCGTCGTGGACGACGAGGACGGCATCCGCGAGCTGGTCTGCGAGATCCTCGCGAAAGACGGGTACTCCGTGATCCAGGCGGGAGACATCGAGGGAGCGCTCGCGGCCTCCGACCGGCACCTCGACCCGATCGACCTCGCCATCACCGACCTCACGCTCCCGGGGCGGAGCGGCGTGCAACTTGCGGCCGAGCTGAAGCGGCGCCGGCCGGGGATGAAGACGCTGATCATGTCGGGGAAGCCGGGCGACGAGATCCCCGAAGGGCTTCCCATCCTCCCGAAGCCCTTCACGCCGCGCGCGCTGAGATCGAAAGTGCGCGAAATCCTCGGCGACGTCAGATGA
- a CDS encoding phosphohydrolase — translation MPDKKNLEAAVKDLWPELQWIESAALREKTLRTWCVAFERSPLEPNDLHEIPYTLLIPNCKVSFIAHKRSVVHISVESAKAMRKFYADDLPIDMDVLTSGSILIDVGKLLEYERIGGKLRQSAKGQLLRHPFSGAGLCQEMGLPDEVTHMVATHAKEGGLGKRTAEGWIVHHADFMSFEAMKDRLIVI, via the coding sequence GTGCCCGACAAGAAGAATCTTGAAGCCGCCGTCAAGGATCTGTGGCCCGAGCTGCAGTGGATCGAGAGCGCCGCGCTCAGGGAGAAGACCCTTCGCACGTGGTGCGTCGCCTTCGAGCGGAGCCCCCTCGAGCCCAATGACCTCCACGAGATCCCGTACACGCTCCTGATACCGAACTGCAAGGTCTCCTTCATCGCCCACAAGAGGTCGGTCGTCCACATCTCGGTCGAGTCGGCGAAGGCGATGCGGAAGTTCTACGCGGACGATCTCCCGATCGACATGGACGTCCTGACGTCGGGGTCAATCCTGATCGACGTCGGCAAGCTCCTCGAGTACGAAAGGATCGGCGGGAAGCTGAGGCAGAGCGCGAAGGGGCAGCTCCTGAGGCACCCTTTTTCGGGGGCGGGGCTGTGCCAGGAGATGGGATTACCCGACGAGGTGACCCACATGGTCGCGACGCACGCGAAGGAGGGGGGGTTAGGGAAGCGGACGGCCGAGGGGTGGATCGTCCATCACGCCGACTTCATGTCGTTCGAGGCGATGAAGGACCGGCTGATCGTCATCTGA
- a CDS encoding ribbon-helix-helix protein, CopG family: protein MKNAITIRLDPDLEKLLGRLSRQTGRTRSDLVRDALRRQLNLLRFERLRRKVLPFAEARGYLTDEEIARDVS from the coding sequence ATGAAAAACGCCATCACGATTCGACTGGACCCCGACCTGGAGAAGCTGCTCGGCCGACTTTCCCGACAGACGGGACGGACACGAAGCGACCTTGTACGCGACGCACTGCGGCGACAGTTGAACCTCCTGCGCTTCGAACGGTTGAGGCGCAAGGTGCTGCCGTTTGCGGAAGCCCGTGGGTACTTGACGGATGAGGAGATCGCTCGAGACGTCTCGTGA
- a CDS encoding putative toxin-antitoxin system toxin component, PIN family: MKVFLDTNVLVSAFATRGLCADVLRHVLAEHTLVTGDVVLTELRRVLRLRFRMPVKNVQEIERFLRENEVVPKPRSPSKTVIRDPDDAWVLASAEAAGADVLVTSDRDLLDIAGEASLDIVDPRGFWDLVREQ, translated from the coding sequence GTGAAGGTGTTCCTCGACACGAACGTGCTCGTCAGTGCCTTCGCGACTCGCGGACTCTGCGCCGATGTCCTTCGCCACGTTCTCGCTGAACACACCTTGGTGACCGGCGACGTCGTTCTCACCGAACTTCGGCGTGTTCTTCGCCTGCGCTTCAGAATGCCGGTCAAGAACGTGCAGGAGATCGAGCGATTCCTTCGCGAGAACGAGGTGGTGCCGAAACCAAGGAGCCCCTCCAAGACCGTGATTCGCGATCCGGACGACGCGTGGGTGCTCGCCTCGGCTGAGGCGGCTGGCGCCGACGTGCTCGTGACGAGTGACCGTGACCTTCTCGACATCGCGGGCGAGGCATCACTCGACATCGTGGACCCCCGTGGATTCTGGGACCTCGTGCGCGAGCAGTAG
- a CDS encoding pyridoxal phosphate-dependent aminotransferase, with protein MSMFSSRTAWNRTENRLAAARKSRAAPVIDLTESNPTRCGITVEGDKIRAALAQPEILKYDPDPKGRLEARDAIARLYPDLGGGRAASQIVLGASTSEAYAWLFRLLAEPGDEVLVPSPCYPLFDDLARLNDVTLRTYPLMEAAGYRIDLDRLVESAGPRARAVLVVTPGNPTGTFLKHDELAALDGICAERGLALVADEVFSDYGLGRDESRVRTVARDGARALTFALNGLSKMLALPQLKLGWIATAGPEKEVGEAIARLELIADTYLSVNTPVQVASADLLNLRPAIQARVRARLTANRRTLARLLAPPHPAHVVPSEGGWSVILRVPATRTDEEWALALLEEDGVLVQPGYFYDFPDEGRLVVSLLPDEEDFTEGTARIARRMVAG; from the coding sequence GTGAGCATGTTCTCCTCCCGGACCGCGTGGAATCGCACCGAGAACCGCCTCGCGGCCGCGCGGAAGAGTCGCGCCGCTCCCGTCATCGATCTCACCGAGTCGAACCCGACCCGCTGCGGCATCACAGTCGAAGGCGACAAGATCCGCGCCGCGCTGGCGCAGCCCGAGATCCTGAAGTACGACCCCGATCCGAAAGGGAGGCTCGAGGCGAGAGACGCGATCGCCCGTCTCTACCCCGACCTCGGCGGCGGCCGAGCGGCGAGCCAGATCGTCCTCGGCGCGAGCACGAGCGAGGCCTACGCCTGGCTCTTCCGTCTCCTCGCGGAGCCCGGCGACGAAGTCCTCGTGCCGTCGCCGTGCTATCCGCTCTTCGACGACCTCGCGCGCCTCAACGACGTGACGCTCCGGACGTACCCGCTGATGGAGGCGGCCGGGTACCGGATCGATCTCGATCGCCTCGTCGAGTCAGCCGGCCCCCGCGCGCGGGCGGTCCTCGTCGTCACCCCCGGAAACCCGACGGGGACATTCCTCAAGCACGACGAGCTGGCGGCCCTCGACGGGATCTGCGCCGAGCGCGGTCTCGCCCTCGTCGCCGACGAGGTTTTCTCGGACTACGGCCTCGGCCGCGACGAGAGCCGCGTTCGGACCGTCGCCCGGGACGGCGCGCGCGCTCTCACCTTCGCGCTGAACGGCCTCTCGAAGATGCTCGCGCTCCCGCAGCTCAAGCTCGGCTGGATCGCGACAGCCGGCCCCGAGAAGGAAGTGGGGGAGGCAATCGCGCGCCTCGAACTGATCGCCGACACGTACCTCTCGGTGAACACGCCGGTGCAGGTGGCGTCCGCGGATCTCCTCAATCTCCGCCCGGCGATCCAGGCTCGCGTCCGCGCGCGGCTCACGGCGAACCGGCGAACGCTCGCGCGCCTTCTCGCGCCCCCGCATCCGGCTCACGTCGTGCCGTCCGAGGGTGGATGGTCGGTGATCCTGAGGGTCCCCGCGACGCGGACCGACGAGGAGTGGGCGCTCGCGCTTCTCGAGGAGGACGGCGTCCTCGTCCAGCCCGGCTACTTCTACGATTTTCCCGACGAGGGGCGGCTCGTGGTGAGCCTTCTCCCCGACGAGGAGGATTTCACCGAGGGCACGGCGCGGATCGCACGGAGGATGGTAGCGGGATGA